The following proteins are encoded in a genomic region of Sesamum indicum cultivar Zhongzhi No. 13 linkage group LG8, S_indicum_v1.0, whole genome shotgun sequence:
- the LOC105169712 gene encoding protein XAP5 CIRCADIAN TIMEKEEPER, with the protein MAGMGDGYVGTAQDAVRIRRLEKQREAERRKIQELKNKTASSKGQPGLLQFGSSTSEILETAFKKETVGLVTREQYVEKRVNIKNKIEEEEKEKLLKLQQEEEELQLQKLKKRKIKADPRLSFADDFENDNEEEDEENNNEEFSRRKFGKYGKDPTVETSFLPDSEREAEEQAERERLRKQWLREQEQIKNEPLEITYSYWDGTGHRRVIQVRKGDTIGEFLRAVQQQLAPEFREVRTASVENLLYVKEDLIIPHQHSFYELIVNKARGKSGPLFHFDVHEDVRTIADATIEKDESHAGKVVERHWYEKNKHIFPASRWEIYDPTKKWERYTIHGD; encoded by the exons ATGGCGGGTATGGGTGATGGGTACGTTGGCACGGCGCAGGATGCCGTTCGGATCCGACGTCTCGAGAAGCAGAGAGAAGCCGAGCGCCGCAAAATACAAGAGCTCAAGAACAAAACCGCCTCTTCTAAAGGCCAGCCCGGTCTCCTCCAATTCGGCTCCAGCACCTCTGAG ATTCTCGAGACTGCATTCAAGAAGGAAACTGTTGGTCTGGTCACTAGAGAACAATATGTTGAGAAG AGGgtgaatattaaaaacaaaattgaagagGAAGAGAAGGAGAAGCTCCTAAAGCTGCAGCAAGA gGAGGAGGAGCTTCAGTTGCAGAAATTGAAGAAGCGGAAAATAAAGGCGGACCCTCGTCTATCTTTTGCTGATGATTTTGAGAATGACAACGAAGAGGAAGACGAGGAAAATA ACAATGAAGAATTTAGTCGGCgaaaatttggaaaatatgGAAAAGATCCTACAGTTGAAACCAGCTTTTTGCCAGATAG TGAGAGAGAGGCAGAAGAACAAGCTGAGCGTGAAAGATTGCGGAAACAGTGGCTTCGTGAGCAGGAGCAGATAAAGA ATGAGCCTCTTGAGATCACTTACAGCTACTGGGATGGTACTGGCCATCGGCGAGTGATTCAG GTGCGGAAAGGTGATACAATAGGGGAGTTTCTTCGTGCTGTCCAACAGCAGCTTGCTCCTGAATTCCGAGAGGTTCGAACTGCTTCAGTGGAGAATCTGCTTTATGTGAAAGAAGATCTCATCATTCCGCAT CAACACAGTTTCTACGAGCTTATTGTGAATAAGGCTAGAGGGAAAAGCGGACCG CTTTTCCACTTTGATGTGCATGAGGATGTTCGAACCATTGCTGATGCGACAATCGAGAAAGATGAG TCACATGCTGGTAAAGTTGTGGAGAGACATTGGTACGAGAAGAACAAGCACATATTTCCAGCTTCAAGATGGGAG
- the LOC105169713 gene encoding triosephosphate isomerase, chloroplastic yields the protein MAVVSTSVGGAAVTSQLTQFSGLRRSFLKLDTSNSNSTQAFFRNVNSHLHLASSSRGCRGVVTMAGSGKFFVGGNWKCNGTKDSISKLVSELNSATLESDVDVVVAPPFVYIDQVKNSLSDRIEISAQNCWIGKGGAFTGEISVEQLKDLGCKWVILGHSERRHIIGEDDQFIGKKAAYALNQGVGVIACIGELLEEREAGKTFDVCFQQMKAYADAVPSWDNIVIAYEPVWAIGTGKVATPAQAQEVHVAIRDWLSKNVSAEVASKTRIIYGGSVNGGNCAELAKQEDIDGFLVGGASLKGPEFATIINSVTSKKVAA from the exons ATGGCGGTAGTGTCCACCTCAGTCGGCGGCGCCGCGGTCACCAGCCAGTTGACTCAGTTCTCCGGCCTCCGCAGATCCTTCCTCAAGCTCGACACCTCCAACTCCAACTCAACTCAGGCGTTTTTCCGAAATGTCAACTCGCATCTCCACCTTGCCTCCTCGAGTAGAGGGTGCCGTGGTGTCGTTACCATGGCAGGCTCCGGAAAG TTCTTTGTTGGTGGAAATTGGAAATGT AATGGAACTAAAGACTCCATAAGTAAGCTTGTTTCTGAATTGAACAGTGCAACATTGGAATCTGATGTTG ATGTTGTGGTAGCTCCTCCATTCGTCTACATTGATCAAGTGAAGAACTCGTTATCTGATAGGATAGAGATTTCTGCCCAGAATTGTTGGATCGGGAAGGGTGGTGCTTTTACTGGAGAAATCAG CGTGGAACAACTGAAAGACCTTGGATGCAAGTGGGTTATTCTGGGCCACTCTGAGCGGAGACATATAATTGGAGAAGATGATCAA TTCATCGGGAAGAAGGCTGCATATGCCTTAAACCAGGGTGTAGGAGTGATAGCGTGTATTGGCGAGTTATTGGAAGAAAGAGAAGCTGGAAAAACTTTTGATGTTTGCTTTCAGCAGATGAAGGCTTATGCTG ATGCGGTTCCGAGTTGGGATAACATTGTCATTGCCTATGAGCCCGTATGGGCGATTGGAACTGGAAAAGTGGCTACACCAGCGCAGGCTCAGGAGGTGCACGTAGCCATTCGGGATTGGCTGAGTAAGAATGTATCTGCAGAAGTTGCTTCTAAAACACGTATTATTTACGGAG GTTCGGTAAATGGAGGCAACTGTGCTGAACTTGCAAAACAAGAAGATATTGATGGATTTCTTGTGGGTGGTGCATCCCTAAAG GGTCCTGAATTTGCCACTATTATTAACTCCGTGACTTCAAAGAAGGTTGCTGCATGA